A stretch of the Paenibacillus dendritiformis genome encodes the following:
- a CDS encoding YerC/YecD family TrpR-related protein codes for MYAKRSGDPAVEQLLEVIMKLQSIEECYDFFEDLTTPKELQALSQRLEVAKMLLNGSTYMEIEAETGASTAIISRVKRILHYGNGSYRLMLGRLEEEQQ; via the coding sequence ATGTATGCCAAGCGTTCCGGCGACCCGGCCGTCGAGCAATTGTTGGAAGTCATTATGAAGCTGCAAAGCATCGAGGAATGTTATGATTTTTTCGAGGACTTGACGACTCCGAAAGAATTGCAGGCCTTGTCCCAACGGCTGGAAGTCGCCAAAATGCTGTTGAACGGCAGCACGTACATGGAGATCGAAGCGGAGACCGGCGCCAGCACGGCCATTATCTCGCGCGTCAAGCGTATCCTGCACTATGGCAACGGAAGTTACCGGCTCATGCTCGGCAGGCTTGAAGAGGAACAGCAATAA
- the hppD gene encoding 4-hydroxyphenylpyruvate dioxygenase produces MKKQAITERTEQEIFPIQDIDYIEFYTGNAKQAMHYFVKGYGFRPIAYSGLETGNREQVSYVVEQNKIRFVLSGALSDRHPIAEFVKLHGDGVKDVALRVSNVEKAYKDAVSRGGIPVMEPAEYSDEHGKVKKAIIGTYGDTIHTLIERDDYNGLFLPGYESIEDSLPHLPTGLIGIDHVVGNVERMDEWVAYYEKVMGFKQMIHFDDEDISTEYSALMSKVMHNGGRIKFPINEPATAKRKSQIQEYLEYYNGPGVQHLALLTNDIVTTVTALRANGVEFLSTPDSYYDMLTERVGQIDEDIAKLKELKILVDRDDEGYLLQIFTKPLVDRPTLFFEIIQRKGAVGFGEGNFKALFESIEREQERRGNL; encoded by the coding sequence ATGAAAAAACAAGCGATTACCGAAAGAACGGAGCAAGAAATCTTCCCGATTCAGGACATCGACTACATTGAATTTTATACGGGGAACGCGAAGCAGGCGATGCACTATTTCGTCAAAGGGTACGGATTCCGGCCAATCGCCTATTCCGGCTTGGAGACCGGCAACCGGGAGCAAGTATCGTATGTTGTCGAGCAGAACAAAATTCGGTTCGTACTCTCCGGCGCTCTCTCCGACAGGCATCCAATTGCCGAGTTCGTCAAATTGCACGGCGATGGGGTCAAAGATGTCGCATTGCGGGTCAGCAATGTTGAAAAGGCTTACAAGGATGCGGTCTCGCGCGGCGGAATCCCGGTTATGGAGCCCGCCGAGTATTCGGATGAGCACGGCAAGGTCAAAAAAGCGATTATCGGCACGTATGGCGACACGATTCATACGCTGATAGAGAGGGACGATTATAACGGGCTGTTCTTGCCTGGCTATGAATCGATCGAGGACAGTCTGCCGCATCTGCCGACGGGACTGATCGGCATCGACCATGTCGTCGGCAACGTGGAGCGAATGGATGAATGGGTTGCTTACTATGAAAAAGTGATGGGCTTCAAGCAAATGATTCATTTCGATGACGAGGATATCAGCACGGAATATTCGGCCTTGATGTCCAAAGTGATGCATAACGGAGGCAGAATCAAATTTCCGATCAACGAGCCGGCGACCGCCAAGCGCAAATCGCAGATCCAGGAGTATCTGGAATATTACAACGGCCCTGGCGTGCAGCATCTTGCTCTGCTGACGAACGACATCGTCACGACGGTGACGGCGCTCCGCGCGAACGGGGTGGAGTTCCTGAGCACGCCGGATTCTTACTACGATATGCTGACGGAACGGGTAGGACAGATCGATGAGGATATCGCCAAGCTGAAGGAACTGAAAATTTTGGTCGATCGCGATGATGAAGGCTATTTGCTGCAAATCTTCACGAAGCCGCTGGTCGACAGACCGACGCTGTTTTTTGAGATCATTCAACGCAAAGGAGCCGTCGGCTTCGGCGAAGGCAACTTCAAGGCCTTGTTCGAATCGATCGAACGGGAGCAGGAACGCCGCGGCAACTTGTAG
- a CDS encoding flavin reductase family protein, giving the protein MEIAPHELHWRDAYKLMIGSILPRPIAFVSTIDSEGTANLAPFSFFTAICAEPLLICFAPMRRGTDGRKKDTLVNIEATGEFVVNIVGERIVEPMNETAAEFDPEVDEFQASGLTPIPSELIRPYRVKESGIHMECVLHDILHFGDQAGAGSLVIGRVVLMHINDELYADGKIDMEKLLPIGRMAGHVYTRAVSDTFMLERKK; this is encoded by the coding sequence ATGGAAATCGCACCGCATGAGCTGCACTGGAGAGACGCTTATAAGCTGATGATAGGCTCCATCCTGCCGCGTCCGATTGCTTTTGTGTCCACGATCGATTCGGAAGGTACGGCGAATCTGGCCCCGTTCAGCTTCTTCACGGCCATCTGCGCGGAGCCGCTCCTGATCTGCTTCGCCCCGATGCGCCGGGGAACGGACGGCCGCAAGAAGGATACGCTTGTCAATATTGAAGCGACCGGCGAATTCGTGGTCAATATCGTCGGGGAACGGATCGTCGAACCGATGAATGAGACGGCCGCCGAATTCGATCCGGAGGTGGATGAGTTCCAGGCGTCGGGTTTGACCCCGATCCCGAGCGAGCTCATCCGTCCTTACCGGGTGAAGGAGAGCGGCATTCATATGGAGTGCGTGCTCCATGATATCCTTCATTTCGGCGACCAGGCGGGCGCCGGGAGTCTCGTCATCGGCAGGGTCGTGCTGATGCATATTAACGACGAGCTGTATGCCGACGGCAAAATCGACATGGAGAAGCTGTTGCCGATCGGACGCATGGCCGGCCATGTCTATACCCGGGCCGTCTCCGACACATTTATGCTGGAGAGAAAAAAGTAG
- a CDS encoding fumarylacetoacetate hydrolase family protein, whose product MKFVTFDTGTGAPRAGWLREGCVVDMHAASAGRLPGDLLEFVRHHEDYMEEAGRLDRRLGPDAEAMLAHPGVYPAADAALLAPIPKPPSVRDFYAFEAHVIGARRRRGLDMVPEWYRFPVFYFSNHQAISGPDALIRRPAAASALDYELEVACVIGKQGRDIQAEEADAYIFGYCIMNDWSARDLQREEVKVGLGPAKGKDFATSLGPYLVTKDELERYRSGGRHELEMTARVNGVELSRGNMRDLYYTFGDMIARASADATLYPGDIIGSGTVGTGCLLELGPEAHRWLESGDVVELEVTGLGLLRNTIG is encoded by the coding sequence ATGAAATTCGTGACATTTGACACCGGCACGGGCGCGCCGCGCGCCGGCTGGCTGAGAGAAGGCTGCGTCGTCGACATGCATGCCGCCAGCGCGGGGCGGCTGCCGGGCGACTTGCTGGAATTCGTGCGTCATCATGAGGATTATATGGAGGAAGCGGGGAGACTCGATCGCCGCCTTGGTCCCGATGCGGAAGCGATGCTTGCGCATCCGGGCGTCTATCCTGCGGCCGATGCCGCCCTGCTCGCGCCGATTCCGAAGCCGCCGAGCGTCCGCGATTTCTATGCCTTCGAAGCGCATGTGATCGGGGCACGGCGGCGGCGGGGGCTCGACATGGTTCCGGAATGGTACCGGTTCCCGGTGTTCTATTTCAGCAACCATCAGGCCATCTCCGGTCCGGACGCGCTCATCCGCAGGCCGGCCGCCGCCTCCGCTCTGGATTACGAGCTGGAGGTGGCCTGCGTCATCGGCAAGCAAGGACGCGATATTCAGGCAGAAGAAGCGGACGCTTATATTTTCGGCTATTGCATCATGAACGACTGGAGCGCCCGCGATCTCCAGCGTGAGGAAGTGAAGGTCGGCCTGGGCCCGGCCAAAGGCAAAGATTTCGCCACGTCGCTAGGTCCATATCTCGTCACCAAGGACGAGCTGGAGCGCTATCGCTCCGGCGGGCGCCACGAGCTGGAGATGACCGCTCGCGTCAACGGCGTCGAGCTGTCGCGCGGCAATATGCGCGATCTCTATTATACGTTCGGGGATATGATCGCGCGGGCTTCGGCAGACGCCACGCTGTACCCCGGCGATATTATCGGATCGGGGACGGTCGGCACCGGCTGCCTTCTCGAGCTGGGACCGGAAGCGCACCGCTGGCTGGAGTCCGGCGATGTCGTCGAATTGGAAGTCACGGGGCTCGGCCTGCTGCGCAACACCATCGGTTGA
- a CDS encoding homogentisate 1,2-dioxygenase: MAYYRRMGDIPGKRHTMFRKPDGTLYREQVMGTKGFSGIQSILYHHHAPTAVAKAEVHAAFDIEFEEQSALRHRHLLTGDCTDTGDAVEGRRYMLGNEDLLIAIANADRPMDYFYRNGDGDELLFVHEGEGAVETMFGTLRYRAGDYIVIPIGTIYRVIPEPGRTKLLAVETNSWITTPKRYRNSHGQLLEHSPFCERDFRGPEKLETYTETGEFEVRTKSRGYIHLHMFNHHPFDVVGWDGYLYPWIFNIADFEPITGRIHMPPPIHQTFEGNNFVVCSFVPRLYDYHPEGIPAPYFHSNVDSDEVLYYVRGNFMSRKGVKEGSITLHPSGIPHGPHPGKIEDSIGKKETTELAVMIDTFRPLRVVKQALSYEDSQYMYSWCADSPEASPTV; encoded by the coding sequence ATGGCCTATTACCGCCGCATGGGAGACATTCCGGGCAAAAGGCATACGATGTTCCGCAAGCCGGACGGCACGCTGTACCGTGAGCAAGTGATGGGAACGAAGGGCTTCTCCGGCATTCAGTCGATCTTATATCACCATCATGCGCCGACGGCTGTCGCCAAGGCGGAAGTGCACGCTGCCTTCGACATTGAATTCGAAGAGCAGAGCGCGCTGCGCCACCGCCATCTGCTGACCGGCGACTGCACGGATACGGGCGATGCCGTCGAAGGCAGACGATATATGCTGGGCAACGAGGATTTGCTCATCGCCATTGCGAACGCCGACCGGCCGATGGATTATTTCTACCGGAACGGAGACGGGGACGAGCTGTTGTTCGTGCATGAAGGGGAGGGCGCGGTAGAGACGATGTTCGGCACCCTTCGTTACCGGGCGGGAGATTATATCGTGATCCCGATCGGAACGATCTATCGCGTCATACCGGAACCGGGGCGCACGAAGCTCTTGGCCGTAGAGACGAACAGCTGGATTACGACGCCGAAGCGCTATCGCAACTCGCATGGCCAGCTTTTGGAACACAGCCCATTCTGCGAGCGGGATTTCCGCGGTCCGGAGAAGCTGGAAACCTATACCGAGACCGGCGAGTTCGAGGTAAGAACGAAGTCTAGAGGATATATTCACCTGCATATGTTTAATCATCATCCGTTCGATGTCGTAGGCTGGGACGGGTATTTGTACCCTTGGATTTTCAATATTGCCGATTTCGAGCCGATTACGGGCCGCATCCATATGCCGCCGCCGATACATCAGACCTTCGAGGGGAATAACTTTGTCGTCTGCTCCTTCGTTCCCCGGTTATACGACTACCATCCCGAAGGGATTCCGGCTCCTTATTTCCACAGCAACGTAGACAGCGACGAGGTGCTCTATTACGTCCGGGGCAACTTCATGAGCCGCAAAGGCGTGAAGGAAGGTTCCATCACTTTGCATCCGTCGGGCATTCCGCACGGCCCGCATCCCGGCAAGATCGAAGACAGCATCGGCAAAAAAGAAACGACGGAGCTGGCGGTCATGATCGATACGTTCCGGCCGCTGCGCGTCGTCAAGCAGGCGCTGTCGTATGAGGATAGCCAATATATGTACAGCTGGTGCGCCGATTCGCCGGAAGCGTCGCCTACCGTGTAA
- a CDS encoding CoA transferase subunit A, whose protein sequence is MKNGKVVQSAAEAIQGIQDGATLIVGGFGLCGIPELAIAALRDSGVKNLTVVSNNCGVDDWGLGLLLANRQIKKMIASYVGENKIFERQLLNGELEVELVPQGTLAERIRAGGAGIPAFYTATGVGTPVAEGKEHKQFNGRTYMMEEAIVGDFAFVKAWKGDTLGNLIYRKTARNFNPLAATAGKITIAEVEELVEPGQLDPNHIHTPGIYVQRVLHGTGYEKRIERRVVQPAARQGTGGFA, encoded by the coding sequence ATGAAGAATGGGAAAGTCGTGCAATCCGCCGCCGAGGCGATACAAGGCATTCAGGACGGCGCCACCTTGATAGTGGGCGGATTCGGCCTGTGCGGTATCCCCGAGCTGGCCATCGCCGCGCTGAGAGACAGCGGCGTGAAGAATCTGACCGTCGTCAGCAACAATTGCGGCGTGGACGACTGGGGGCTCGGCCTCCTGCTGGCGAACCGCCAGATTAAGAAGATGATCGCTTCGTATGTCGGGGAGAACAAAATATTCGAGCGCCAGCTTCTGAACGGCGAGCTGGAGGTGGAGCTCGTTCCGCAGGGCACGCTGGCCGAGCGCATCCGCGCGGGCGGAGCCGGCATCCCGGCCTTCTATACGGCGACGGGCGTAGGAACGCCGGTGGCGGAAGGCAAGGAGCATAAACAGTTCAACGGCCGCACATATATGATGGAAGAGGCGATTGTCGGCGATTTTGCGTTCGTCAAGGCGTGGAAAGGGGATACGCTCGGCAATCTCATCTATCGGAAGACGGCCCGGAACTTCAATCCGCTGGCGGCGACGGCGGGCAAAATTACGATTGCCGAGGTGGAGGAGCTGGTCGAGCCGGGACAGCTGGATCCGAATCATATTCACACGCCCGGCATCTATGTGCAGCGGGTGCTCCACGGGACCGGATACGAGAAACGGATTGAACGGCGCGTCGTGCAGCCGGCGGCGCGGCAAGGAACGGGGGGATTCGCATGA
- a CDS encoding 3-oxoacid CoA-transferase subunit B translates to MSDAREAIVRRAVLEIADGMTVNLGIGMPTLIAGVIPPEFNVMLHSENGLLGLGPYPQEGTEDPDLINAGKETVTVVEGASYFDSAESFAMIRGGHIDLAILGGMEVSEQGDLANWMIPGKMIKGMGGAMDLVNGARRIVVIMEHVNKHGEPKIKRECSLPLTGRRVVNRLITDLAVFDFTEEGMVLIETQPGVDAEEIRHKTEAPFRVSPALASRASE, encoded by the coding sequence ATGAGTGACGCGCGCGAGGCTATCGTCCGGCGAGCGGTGCTGGAGATTGCGGACGGAATGACGGTCAATCTCGGCATCGGCATGCCCACCCTCATCGCCGGCGTCATTCCGCCGGAGTTCAATGTGATGCTCCACTCCGAGAACGGCCTGCTCGGCCTCGGTCCGTACCCGCAGGAAGGGACCGAGGATCCGGATCTGATTAATGCGGGCAAGGAGACGGTAACCGTCGTGGAAGGCGCCTCCTATTTCGACAGCGCCGAATCGTTCGCCATGATCCGGGGCGGACATATCGATCTGGCGATCCTGGGCGGGATGGAAGTATCGGAACAGGGCGATCTGGCGAATTGGATGATTCCCGGCAAAATGATCAAGGGCATGGGAGGCGCCATGGATCTGGTGAACGGCGCCCGGCGCATCGTCGTCATTATGGAGCATGTGAACAAGCACGGCGAACCCAAGATCAAGCGCGAATGCAGCCTGCCGCTGACGGGCAGACGAGTGGTCAACAGGTTAATTACCGATCTGGCCGTGTTTGATTTTACCGAAGAAGGCATGGTCTTGATCGAGACGCAGCCGGGAGTTGACGCGGAAGAGATTCGGCACAAAACCGAGGCGCCGTTCCGGGTAAGTCCCGCGTTGGCGTCCCGGGCATCGGAGTAA